A region from the Tepidibacillus fermentans genome encodes:
- a CDS encoding SHOCT domain-containing protein has product MGPGFGYIGGCGIGGGFGMMFFGLIIIGLIIYFIVKGQNNHHQYVQKSVPNSEALEIAKIRLAKGEITTEEYENIRKNLL; this is encoded by the coding sequence ATGGGTCCAGGATTTGGTTATATTGGAGGCTGTGGAATAGGAGGTGGATTTGGTATGATGTTTTTTGGTTTGATTATCATCGGTTTGATTATCTATTTCATCGTAAAAGGTCAAAATAATCATCATCAATATGTACAAAAAAGCGTTCCAAACTCTGAAGCATTAGAGATCGCAAAAATACGACTTGCCAAAGGTGAGATTACAACGGAAGAATATGAAAATATTAGGAAGAATTTACTTTAA
- a CDS encoding DMT family transporter has product MKQIYYVLLLFTSMLWAGNFVAGKFLIGHASFLTLTSIRWMIAVLFLLPFVWIKEKRLFPPKKSLFLLFLMGMTGVDLFNIFMFLALERTSADNVGLISALNPIAIAITSFFILKEKMSLRQVIGMVLSFLGVLVVISQGDWQRILNFSFNTGDLFMLAAVGAWGLYSVVGKKVMNQVTPFMSTLWAGIFGVLTLLPFNLFTFKVTNPYVSFWLATGYVSIGATVLGMVFWNLGVQKIGGTTSGMFLNFNPIFTAIFAYVLLNEHFSFVQMIGTLFVIIGVYIFTLKSNSKQAEKDKEINISA; this is encoded by the coding sequence ATGAAACAAATCTATTATGTTCTACTGCTTTTCACAAGTATGTTATGGGCAGGTAATTTTGTAGCTGGAAAATTTCTAATCGGTCATGCTTCATTTTTAACTTTAACGTCGATTCGTTGGATGATTGCTGTTCTTTTTCTTCTTCCTTTTGTTTGGATAAAAGAAAAAAGATTATTCCCGCCAAAAAAAAGCCTGTTTTTATTGTTCTTAATGGGAATGACTGGGGTTGATCTATTTAATATTTTTATGTTTCTAGCATTGGAAAGAACCAGTGCAGATAATGTAGGGCTGATTTCCGCCCTAAATCCAATTGCGATTGCCATTACCTCTTTTTTTATTTTGAAAGAGAAAATGAGTCTTCGTCAGGTAATAGGGATGGTTCTTTCATTTCTCGGTGTCTTAGTCGTGATTTCTCAAGGAGACTGGCAAAGAATTCTAAACTTTTCTTTTAATACGGGAGATTTATTTATGCTAGCTGCGGTTGGCGCTTGGGGCCTTTATTCAGTTGTTGGGAAAAAGGTGATGAATCAAGTTACTCCCTTTATGTCCACCTTATGGGCAGGAATATTCGGGGTTCTTACCTTGCTACCCTTTAATCTGTTTACGTTTAAAGTTACCAATCCATACGTTTCTTTTTGGTTGGCAACAGGGTATGTAAGTATAGGGGCAACAGTGCTTGGGATGGTCTTTTGGAATCTTGGTGTGCAAAAGATTGGCGGAACGACATCAGGAATGTTTTTAAATTTTAATCCGATCTTTACCGCGATCTTTGCATATGTGTTATTAAATGAACATTTTTCTTTTGTACAAATGATCGGAACGTTATTCGTGATTATTGGAGTTTATATTTTTACATTAAAAAGCAATTCTAAGCAGGCTGAAAAGGATAAAGAGATAAATATATCTGCATAA